gtgacggcgccggcaccaccCCCGTCACGCCGGACAGAGGCGGCAGGAGCTGGCCATGCCCTgcccgccgcctcgtcagcTTCACCCGCACCGCCATCATCCTCCCACGCGAGCAGCCGTGCCGGCTCCACCGCGCGtccgccgctgacgacgacCATGACGGAGCGGCCGGTGAATACGCATCAGGGCGTCGGCACAGACAGTCAGGAACAACCACTCGCGCGGGGCAAGGCGCCGCACCCTCAGCTCGTGGAGGCagtacagcagcagcagcagcaggctcAACAGGAACAGGGTGGACCAGCGCATGTgaacagcagcggtgactacgccgccgcggacgaGGAAGCAGGGGGGCAGTGCAAGCGCCCATGCCTGGAAGAGGTGCAccgcgctgcctctctcaAGGCGATGCGTTACCGGGAGGAACAgcacgaggcgctgcagcacgccgtgGACTCGGCGAAGGAGGAGTTGGAGGCGCTGCATCGCTGGAGCGCGCGAGAGCGTGACCAGTACGAGGTGCGCTTCCGCGAAGACATGGAGGTGATACGTCGGTCGGAGGCAGTGTTGAAGGAGAGCGCCACGGACTGCGTGCGGGCGTTGAACGCGGAACTGGAGGACGTGCAAGCCCTCGGCGCTCTCCTGAAGGGTGAGGTAGACAAGCTGCGGGAGCGACTCGCCAAGTCGCTCGGCAAGTCGGAGGGtgtcgaggaggcgctccTAGCGCGAATCAAACACACAGTCGATGCCCAGATGCGCAGCATCGAGGCGACGATGCTCTCGGTGGACTCGGCAGCTTCCTCCTTggctggcgctggtggcggctCAATTAGCGACGTCTCAAACTACATTGCACAGCAGATGCAGGCtatcagcagcggcgcggtggtggtgggtgccgctggtgctcgagcgagcactgctgctgctgctggtgggaCTGCGGTCATCTCCTCTGCACgaggcaccggcagcgggcgaGCTGGGAAAGCACGGCATGAGCCGtagccgcagctgctgaaggagtGCCGCCTGGACTACTCGTGAACCCCCACAAAATGAAGTTTTGAAGAGACGTACGTGCACATCGCTCATGGTTCAGCGGTTCACCAtcatcccccctccccgccgctgATGCTGATGCCTCTTGTTTCTTCTTCAAGCGCTGCCGACTGTGTTGCTGATGGCGTTGGCTCTTCGCTATTCGAggtcttgtgtgtgtgtgtgtgtgtgtgtgtgtgtgtgtgtgtgtgtgcttgggCCTTCCGCTCGTTCGTGCAGGTCGTGCCTGGCCAGTGACCTCACAGGTATATTACCCGTGCAGAGACAGAgatggggaggagagggtgtgGCTGCACGCTGGCACTGACATGTACATGCACACACCTGCAGTTAGCATGCGAatcgcacgtgcgcgcgcacccaTGGAACGGGGAGAGGAACGAAGATGAGCGAGCTGTATGGGGAGGCGGGAGGGtgcggggaggggcggggcagAGCCGACGTTAGTGACAGTGGAggtgatgatggtgatgcgcggcggtgtgcgctTAAGCACCGCAAGAAGaacaaccaaaaaaaagCTAGAAAGCATGATCGAGGCTGTCACTCCCCTCCAACGTGCTCCCTCGTTCTCGCACCCCATCACACGCGTTACCGTctctacgtgtgtgtgtgtgtgtgtgtgtaggtaTTGCACATACGCCCCTCACCGTGCCACCACAaccaccaccctccctccccctctcaccCTGCTTGTGTATTTGCGTTGTCTGTCGTGTGACTCTCTCCTATTCACGCAACCGCGACATCCACCGCCCTGGAAGGTCAACACTCGAGGGCAACGACGCCCAAACGGAGGAAAGGTGCGACAGTCATGGCACCTCCCGTTGGCCGCATCGCCACCGACGTTGTGGTCCGCTCGTCGAAGCGCGTGCCCTCTCTAGCCGCACCACGCAGCTACCCTCTCGCCAGCACTATCATCTGTGCCTCTCTTCGCTCCACGGTCAcggctgcggctgttgcTGAGCCAGGCACCGTCGCGTCACCGGCGAGCGCGCTggtgtgcagcagccgcaccttCTACGACAAGATCCGCGAGAAGCGGGACGGGAGTGAAGACGAGGGACCAGATCAGATGTTTCAGGACTTTCCCAAGGACCCGAACCGGCAGCGTGTCCCGGCTGAGCTGCACAGGAGCAATCAAACGGCGGTCGAAGACGCCGAGAAGATCAGCCGGGTCTTCTGCGTCTTTCTCTTGCTGTTGTTTGGCGGCTTGTTGTACGTGCTGAACCCGTTCCAGAGCGACCCGTACGGCCGCCCCGATGGGTACGGGATGACGGAGCGTAAGCTGGTctacggcagcagcgacctCGCctgcaacaacagcagcagcggccgccgacgcGAAGAAGAAGATATGCGGAGCATCAGACGGCTCGCGTAGAGGATGCGTGGCGAACAGAGAAGTGGATGGGTGCAGAGGAACAATACGCGCGACAGGTACCCCTCCCCATGCGTTGTTGCGAGCTTGTCGGTTGGTTTTGTGTCCACGGCCCACTCGCCGCCCCTGCTTCGGTTATCGCTATCCCTTGGTGATCCGCTACCAGGCACACAGCATCACACGGGCGGAAAGGacaccaccccacccacccacgaacccccctctctttctctctctctcttgtggTCTCGTGTTGTAAGCTGTCCGTCTGCGGGAGTCACTGACGTATTTGAACGATGGAGAAGGCATATATGTGCATGCGAAGGTTGATGTGAtggggtgaggggagggggaggggccctactcccctccctccccggTTTCTTCAGTACATGGGCACGCTCGCACGCACCCCCTTCCAGCCACACAGATCAActtcggcctcctcctcctccccccccccttccctccctcgaTTCTGTGTTTGGCGAGGACACCCGCCTCGACGacatcacacacgcacgcacacacacacacagtaaTCGACAGCGACCAGCAAATGGCAAAGGAAACGGCGAAGAGGAACCGGAAGAAGAACagcgtgcgcatgcgcgtctTCTCGATGATGACCGCTGCCGTGAATCTCCTCTATGTCCTCGCCATCCTCTACCGCAACGGCAGCCTGCCATCCTTTCATGACCTCATGGCGATCGGTTTCTGGGCCGGTCAGGAGTACCTCGCCTACTCTATGCTGAGCAAGGTGGCGCAGCCCACCATCAGCCCGGAAGGCCATTTACTGGACTGCATCGACGCCTCGAATCCGCAGGAGCTGGGCTACTATACCTTGGCTCAGGATGTGCTGTGGGTGTGCTgggtggtgcaggcgctgTGCATCATGCATCCCGCCTTCATTGTCTTTTACCTCCCTGTGCCGGCGACACTCATCTACAAGGTGTGGGGCTCAGTGCTGAAGCCTTTGGTCGCCGCCTacctcggcggcagcggcgccggtgctggtgcAGATGAAGACAGCAGCCATGGCCCCCCGCGCAATCGCCAGGAGCGACggaaggaggagctgaagcagcGCAAGGTGACGCGACGTGGCAAGTCAGCGACAGACTGACGCGTTGGATAGAAGGAAAGGTTGCCCCGCTTccgcccgcccccccccctctcccctcctcctcgctaACCACGGACGCAGCGCCCACACATCCAGGCAGTGGTGTGCACCGGAGTACTCTTCCTGCTCCtacacgtgtgtgcttgtgtgcttgcgtgcgtgtgcgtggcacGGTCAGTCCTGTCAGCACGtcaactgctgctgctaaTCTTTGTgacggccgccaccaccacgaccgcCTTCCCGACGTTTTCTGTTGTACGCCGCATCGACGTGAAGGGGGCAATGCGACAAAATCGAGGATTGAAAGAAGTAgacgagcacacgcacacacacacacacacacacaggtgtgccctgcatgtgtgtgtgtgtgtgtgtgtgtgtgtgtgtgtgtgtatgtgtggcgTGTTGCTCTGCCCTTCCCTTctgcctccaccgccaccatctTCTGCGGTGACATCGTCTCTGCCACGCCTCTACTCGGCGCACgtctctgcctctgctgcccctCACAAACCTCTGCCTCtttacacacacatgcacatacacacacacacacacacatgcacatgcacgcatgctGGCTGCTGGGGCGTTACCAGCTCCGCTCCATCGACGAGCAGAAGCGAGATTCAACAGCAAGCGAAAAGGAAGGAAACTGTGAAGCGGCGAGGGCAGACAATGGGTGCCGCCCTACGTAAGGAAGCGTCCGAGTACttcacggcggcgctgacgtccgacgccgccgccgcccctggCGAGTCGGAGTTCCTTGAAAAGGTGAAGCAGTATGAGCGCGGTCTCTGCGGTGGCTCGGAGCTCTACGGCATGGCGGAGCCgatcgccgccgcggtgatGAGCAAGGCCGCCGAGACGgggcgcgtgcgctggctgctgcggctgtgtaGCGAGGTCATGCGCCGGTGTGTTGAAGCCCCCTACGGCGTAGATGCCAGCacgccggcggtgctgcacctcgcggaggtgctgctgcgccacatcCTGCGGCTGACGAAAGGGCAGTCTGCGGAGCTTGTCGGTGTCCTGGAGGCGGTCGGGGCACGCGGTgagacgacgccgtcgaACAGCGCGCCATGTGaggacaccgccgcgctgctgtgccgtaTGGCATTCGCTTTCTTGGTGAGCGTGCCGCTTGactcggcgacggtggcgacgcaCTTAGAAgtgctgcgactgctgctgacgatgacgtcgtcggcgctgcaccacggcacgGACTTTCAGGAGGACACCATGGACCTCTTCACGGAGCTGATgatgtcgtcgccgctgctgggcgACTGCCTTGCCGTACTGCTCCAGACTGTCGTCTCGTGGGGAAGGCCAGgctggacggcgcagtcGCCGGTGCTCTACCATGAAGGGCATCAGCCCTCTTTCCTCAACCTGTTCAACATCTTTAGCACCACCGTCACTGCGCCCCGGCTCGCGAGCGACAAGGCTGCGTATGTGCTTGAGGTGCCGAGCTCGACCATGGTCAaggcctccgccgccgccattgGCGCTGGTGGGCCTAGCGCGCTGAAGGCCGGCGCGCTCCCCAAGGACCCTGCCGCGGTGCTGGTAAACAGCTGTAGCTGCTGGGAGCAGGTGGGTCGCcacgcgacggcgctgctgtgtgtgctgaTCGTTCATCAAAAAGGCAGTGGCCGGAACCCGGCCCTCGAGTACGTGACGGCGACACGGGACGGCAGCCCGGTGTCCTTCGCCGCCCTGCTCTCGGCCATCCGGTGTCAACTGACAAGCTTCCCGCAGCTGTCGATCTTGCTCTATGTGCTACTGCACGACCATTGCGAGTTCCTGCATACGGTGCTGGCCGAGGATGCTGCTCTGCTCGtgtcgacgctgcagcagctgctggagatAACGAACAAGACGTGCAGGGTCACAACGCGGCTCGCCACGTCGTTGGCTGCCGATGCAGCCGATGACGTGCTGCAGAATGCCGTGCTGGGGCGGATCATCTTCCAGCTCCGCGTTTTTTCGTACCCCTTCATCAACTTCATGTCGAgtacgctgctgctgctcgtctcGCAGGACCGCGTCGTGAACCGGCTGCTGTGCAACACGCCTTGCCTTGGCAGGCACTTGCTGGAGCGCTACGACGCAAGCGCCTCTGTCGGCGCGCTTGCCGTTGTCGTGCTCTCGCGTGGCATCATCAAGGGGCTGAATGAGCGCAACGAGGCGCTCGTCGCCGTGTTTGCCCCGTGCCTTGTGAACCTCGTCCCGTTCTTGCACGACATGGACACGTacacggcgcagcgcgtgtgtgcgttgctGACAACGGCGCTGAAGAAGATACACCGCGCCAGCGCACTCTTGATGGAGtctacggcggcggcagcggcaacgacgaCCGCCGAAGGCCAAACAGGCGGAAGTGTCACGGCAGTGGCAACGACGACCGCCGAGGATGCCCAGGCGCTGGAGCAGATCCTCGCCATGTACGTGCGTCAGCTGCGCATCATTTTAGAAGGcgtcgaggcgctgctgcg
Above is a window of Leishmania major strain Friedlin complete genome, chromosome 1 DNA encoding:
- a CDS encoding conserved hypothetical protein (previous protein_id=AAC24643.1), coding for MAPPVGRIATDVVVRSSKRVPSLAAPRSYPLASTIICASLRSTVTAAAVAEPGTVASPASALVCSSRTFYDKIREKRDGSEDEGPDQMFQDFPKDPNRQRVPAELHRSNQTAVEDAEKISRVFCVFLLLLFGGLLYVLNPFQSDPYGRPDGYGMTERKLVYGSSDLACNNSSSGRRREEEDMRSIRRLA
- a CDS encoding conserved hypothetical protein (previous protein_id=AAC24644.1) codes for the protein MAKETAKRNRKKNSVRMRVFSMMTAAVNLLYVLAILYRNGSLPSFHDLMAIGFWAGQEYLAYSMLSKVAQPTISPEGHLLDCIDASNPQELGYYTLAQDVLWVCWVVQALCIMHPAFIVFYLPVPATLIYKVWGSVLKPLVAAYLGGSGAGAGADEDSSHGPPRNRQERRKEELKQRKVTRRGKSATD
- a CDS encoding conserved hypothetical protein (previous protein_id=AAC24646.1) → MGAALRKEASEYFTAALTSDAAAAPGESEFLEKVKQYERGLCGGSELYGMAEPIAAAVMSKAAETGRVRWLLRLCSEVMRRCVEAPYGVDASTPAVLHLAEVLLRHILRLTKGQSAELVGVLEAVGARGETTPSNSAPCEDTAALLCRMAFAFLVSVPLDSATVATHLEVLRLLLTMTSSALHHGTDFQEDTMDLFTELMMSSPLLGDCLAVLLQTVVSWGRPGWTAQSPVLYHEGHQPSFLNLFNIFSTTVTAPRLASDKAAYVLEVPSSTMVKASAAAIGAGGPSALKAGALPKDPAAVLVNSCSCWEQVGRHATALLCVLIVHQKGSGRNPALEYVTATRDGSPVSFAALLSAIRCQLTSFPQLSILLYVLLHDHCEFLHTVLAEDAALLVSTLQQLLEITNKTCRVTTRLATSLAADAADDVLQNAVLGRIIFQLRVFSYPFINFMSSTLLLLVSQDRVVNRLLCNTPCLGRHLLERYDASASVGALAVVVLSRGIIKGLNERNEALVAVFAPCLVNLVPFLHDMDTYTAQRVCALLTTALKKIHRASALLMESTAAAAATTTAEGQTGGSVTAVATTTAEDAQALEQILAMYVRQLRIILEGVEALLRGADRRNEHLIYELLYVRSRIIDDAEAAVEAQRPYAEPTKQLLANLAEMIKNCEADIASSSHAQSPQEILAILRRGQQQQHGQSQSNSISGSNGKDVSGGGGDDDDAGSEDRRDGDSCDGGGGHKDVSLSRAGSLLSASAVETSIAADAMAGADGASVDLVYSYEELPHSYDFFGPFVWATLLSAGQLPGGALWCRQSNELPLFPH